In a genomic window of Columba livia isolate bColLiv1 breed racing homer chromosome 4, bColLiv1.pat.W.v2, whole genome shotgun sequence:
- the CNOT6L gene encoding CCR4-NOT transcription complex subunit 6-like has product MPKEKYDPPDPRRIYTIMSAEEVANGKKSHWAELEISGRVRSLSTSLWSLTHLTALHLNDNNLTRIPPDIAKLHHLVYLDLSSNKLRSLPAELGNMVSLRELLLNNNLLRVLPYELGRLFQLQTLGLKGNPLSQDILSLYQDPDGTRKLLNYMLDNLAVHPEQLPPRPWITLKERDQILPSASFTVMCYNVLCDKYATRQLYGYCPSWALNWEYRKKGIMEEIVNCDADIISLQEVETEQYFTLFLPALKERGYDGFFSPKSRAKIMSEQERKHVDGCAIFFKTEKFSLVQKHTVEFNQVAMANSEGSEAMLNRVMTKDNIGVAVVLEVHKELFGASMKLLHVDKQLLLVANAHMHWDPEYSDVKLVQTMMFVSELKNILEKASSRPGSPTADPHSIPLVLCADLNSLPDSGVVEYLSNGIVADNHKDFKELRYNECLMNFSGNGKNGASEGRITHGFQLKSAYENNLMPYTNYTFDFKGVIDYIFYSNTHMNVLGVLGPLDPQWLVDNNITGCPHPHIPSDHFSLLTQLELHPPLLPLVNGVHLPSRR; this is encoded by the exons AtgccaaaggaaaaatatgatCCTCCGGATCCGCGCAGAATTTACACCATCATGTCCGCAGAAGAGGTGGCCAACGGGAAGAAGTCGCACTGGGCTGAGTTAGAGATCTCGG gcaGGGTGCGGAGCTTAAGCACGTCCCTTTGGTCACTGACGCACTTGACCGCTCTGCACCTCAATGACAATAATCTCACTCGCATTCCGCCTGATATTGCCAAGCTGCATCATCTGGTTTACCTGGATCTGTCATCCAACAAGCTCCGAAGTTTACCAGCAGAACTAGGAAACATGGTATCTCTCAG ggaattgcttttaaataacaATCTCTTACGGGTTTTGCCTTATGAACTTGGACGGCTCTTCCAGCTCCAAACCCTCGGTCTGAAAG GCAATCCTTTATCACAAGATATTCTCAGCCTCTACCAGGACCCGGACGGAACTCGAAAGCTACTGAACTACATGCTTGACAATCTCGCAG TTCATCCAGAGCAGCTGCCTCCGAGGCCATGGATTACTTTAAAAGAACGAGACCAAATTCTGCCCTCAG CTTCGTTCACAGTGATGTGCTACAACGTCCTGTGCGATAAATACGCCACCCGGCAGCTCTACGGCTACTGCCCGTCCTGGGCGCTCAACTGGGAGTACAGGAAGAAGGGAATCATGGAAGAAATCGTCAACTGTGACGCGGATATCATCAGCCTCCAG GAAGTGGAAACAGAGCAATACTTCACCCTTTTTCTGCCAGCCTTGAAAGAACGAGGATACGACGGGTTCTTTTCTCCAAAGTCACGTGCCAAAATCatgtctgagcaggagaggaAGCATGTGGACGGCTGTGCAATATTCTTCAAAACCGAAAA GTTCTCGCTGGTGCAGAAGCACACGGTGGAGTTCAACCAGGTGGCCATGGCCAACTCGGAAGGCTCGGAGGCCATGCTGAACCGCGTGATGACCAAGGACAACATCGGCGTCGCCGTGGTGCTGGAGGTGCACAAAGAATTGTTTGGTGCAA GTATGAAACTGCTTCATGTGGACAAACAGCTGCTCCTTGTGGCCAATGCCCACATGCACTGGGACCCCGAATACTCAGACGTGAAACTCGTTCAGACCATGATGTTTGTCTCGGAACTGAAAAACATCCTTGAGAAAGCCTCCAGCCGGCCTGGGAGCCCGACCGCGGATCCTCATTCCATCCCTCTGGTGCTGTGTGCCGATCTCAACTCATTGCCCGATTCAG GTGTAGTGGAATACTTAAGCAACGGCATAGTAGCCGACAACCACAAGGACTTCAAGGAGCTGCGTTACAACGAGTGTCTGATGAACTTCAGCGGCAACGGGAAGAACGGGGCTTCCGAAGGAAGAATTACACACGGCTTCCAGCTCAAGAGCGCCTACGAAAACAACCTGATGCCTTACACCAATTACACTTTTGATTTCAAA GGTGTGATTGACTACATTTTCTATTCCAACACCCACATGAACGTGCTCGGTGTCCTGGGGCCTTTGGACCCTCAGTGGCTGGTTGACAACAACATCACGGGGTGTCCGCACCCCCACATCCCCTCCGACCACTTCTCACTGTTAACACAGCTCGAACTGCACCCTCCGCTCCTGCCTCTTGTCAACGGCGTCCACTTGCCCAGCAGGAGGTAg